One Desulfovermiculus halophilus DSM 18834 genomic window carries:
- a CDS encoding glycosyltransferase: protein MLRQIRHGGTKALCTLHAVGQDVGSCQLHARAGFWARLGKGGLGKRYADSRGKRVLVIAPQPFYLDRGTPINVKLFTHVLGEAGYEVDLLVFPCGQDVHIPNVHVIRLPNIFRVSSIPAGPSKAKLAFDLLLCLSAAALCIRNRYDVIHGVEEGGFLAVSLGTILRRASVFDMDSCMSKQLEYSGFIRSRRLLHLASRMEAWALGRSSIVLTMCSALSASAAHLAPHAKIFQVEDIPPPAGSGPDLVLIDHLRDTFRLWDLPVVLYTGNLESYQGIDLLLQAWSFVLRRLRGSQRPVLVLVGGPMERVEYYRQMAADGEMGDWVRLVGPRPLNEMSTWMEISDVLVSPRAEGDNTPLKIYSYMASGRPVVATRRATHTQVLSEETAFLADPEPIDLGQALVEAISNKDLAGKRAAQARELVERKYTFDVFKSKILEAYSWLYKKAVYSSGEQTS, encoded by the coding sequence ATGCTTAGGCAGATCCGGCATGGCGGCACAAAGGCTTTGTGCACCCTGCATGCAGTCGGCCAGGACGTTGGCTCCTGCCAGCTTCATGCCCGGGCGGGATTTTGGGCCCGGCTGGGAAAGGGGGGACTAGGTAAGCGATATGCCGACTCCCGGGGAAAAAGGGTGCTGGTCATCGCCCCGCAGCCCTTTTATCTGGATCGCGGCACGCCCATAAACGTCAAGCTTTTTACCCATGTTTTGGGAGAAGCCGGGTATGAGGTGGATCTTTTGGTCTTTCCCTGCGGACAGGATGTTCACATCCCCAATGTGCATGTGATCCGGTTGCCCAACATCTTTCGAGTCAGTTCGATTCCTGCCGGGCCGTCCAAGGCCAAGCTGGCTTTCGACCTTCTCCTCTGTCTGTCTGCAGCCGCATTGTGCATAAGGAACCGGTATGACGTTATTCACGGTGTGGAGGAGGGCGGATTTCTGGCTGTGAGCCTGGGCACCATCCTGCGGCGGGCAAGTGTGTTCGACATGGACTCATGTATGTCCAAGCAGCTGGAATATTCAGGATTCATCCGCAGCCGCCGGCTGCTGCACCTGGCTAGTCGGATGGAGGCCTGGGCCCTGGGCCGGAGTTCAATTGTCCTGACCATGTGTTCGGCCTTGTCCGCATCCGCAGCTCATCTTGCTCCACATGCCAAGATATTCCAGGTAGAAGATATCCCGCCTCCAGCCGGAAGCGGACCTGACCTGGTGCTCATTGATCATCTTCGGGATACATTCAGGCTCTGGGACCTTCCTGTGGTGCTGTATACCGGCAATCTGGAAAGCTACCAGGGCATTGATCTGCTGCTCCAGGCGTGGAGTTTTGTCCTCCGCAGGCTCAGAGGATCCCAACGTCCGGTCCTGGTTTTGGTCGGGGGGCCGATGGAAAGAGTGGAGTATTACCGGCAAATGGCCGCTGATGGAGAAATGGGAGACTGGGTGCGCCTGGTCGGCCCCCGGCCCCTGAACGAAATGAGCACTTGGATGGAGATCAGCGATGTCCTTGTTTCTCCCCGGGCAGAGGGGGATAATACACCTTTGAAGATCTATTCCTACATGGCCTCCGGACGTCCTGTGGTGGCCACCAGACGGGCCACCCATACCCAGGTCCTGAGCGAAGAGACGGCCTTTTTGGCTGATCCGGAACCGATAGATCTGGGACAGGCCCTGGTCGAGGCCATCAGCAATAAAGACCTGGCTGGGAAACGGGCAGCGCAAGCCAGGGAGCTGGTGGAACGAAAGTATACCTTCGACGTTTTCAAATCCAAAATCCTTGAAGCCTATTCCTGGCTGTACAAGAAGGCCGTATACTCCTCAGGAGAGCAAACATCATGA
- a CDS encoding GNAT family N-acetyltransferase, whose amino-acid sequence MAGVRVQHVTTLDEMDSLKDIWKSWEDPHQGAGLFQSWEWCRMWCSHVLAPEQNLRVAIRVMEDGNGRAVGIMPLFSRNMLGSVLQVIDFIGYRMSPQNEVLLAEPNNHDLIQHVAQGLWSSLNWHSFCHLRNLSSESMLCSVLGAQGRIQPQCDRVWVEADPQISDPMQRLSKSRRKRLRHALNSLRKEGDVTVKVASIDEFPAAFDELIVLHKKRFASKNWNTLLCDNKVSFLKYMSMKLAQANKAEILQLRLNEQTIAAQLSFINNETYLAYQVGFDPDYAKYSPMWILNIEAIRRSLYDLMF is encoded by the coding sequence ATGGCCGGAGTTCGTGTGCAGCATGTCACTACTTTGGATGAGATGGATTCACTCAAGGATATATGGAAGTCCTGGGAGGACCCGCACCAGGGAGCCGGCCTGTTTCAATCCTGGGAGTGGTGCCGGATGTGGTGCTCTCATGTTTTGGCCCCTGAACAAAATTTAAGAGTTGCGATCCGGGTGATGGAGGATGGCAATGGGCGGGCGGTTGGCATCATGCCTCTGTTTTCCCGCAACATGCTGGGATCTGTCCTACAGGTCATTGATTTTATAGGGTATCGAATGTCTCCGCAGAATGAAGTCTTGTTAGCGGAGCCAAATAATCACGATTTGATTCAGCATGTTGCCCAAGGCTTGTGGAGTTCATTGAATTGGCATTCGTTTTGTCATTTGCGAAATCTCAGCAGTGAATCAATGTTGTGCAGTGTCTTAGGGGCACAGGGCAGGATTCAACCTCAATGCGACCGGGTCTGGGTGGAAGCAGATCCGCAAATCAGTGATCCAATGCAGCGTTTGAGCAAGAGTCGACGCAAACGTCTTCGACATGCGTTGAATTCTTTACGAAAAGAAGGGGATGTCACGGTTAAGGTTGCCAGCATAGATGAATTTCCTGCTGCATTTGATGAACTAATTGTTCTGCATAAGAAACGATTTGCGTCTAAGAATTGGAACACATTACTTTGCGATAATAAGGTGAGTTTTCTGAAATATATGTCCATGAAGCTTGCGCAAGCAAACAAAGCAGAGATTCTGCAGCTCCGTTTAAATGAGCAAACAATTGCTGCCCAGTTAAGTTTTATAAACAATGAAACTTACCTTGCTTATCAGGTTGGATTCGATCCAGACTATGCAAAATATTCACCTATGTGGATTTTAAATATTGAAGCAATTCGACGTTCATTATATGACTTAATGTTTTAA
- a CDS encoding polysaccharide deacetylase family protein, giving the protein MQSGRIKRKIEKNKNEILGILLRKYPSYVLSKANRDEIPVFAFHGVSYGFIKECLEYISANEYETMLMNQYVQMLGDKKKKKYILITFDDGHKSLYSTAYPLLKKFNMKAVAYIVPGRVHENDEENKIYYRDKMCTWPQIREMHDSGVFDFQSHSMYHHSISITKQVVDFIRPGMDFSFLDSDLAPLLTDDNAPFRSASMLWGRPVLKWGARMGKRPAYIEDPRIAMFCAQHVAAHGHEAFFEQPGWRKTLVSLVQEMRSRYPEAGFESSSEQRSALLEDLRRSKEEIESRLPGKSVQHFCFPWFRGSPLAVELSLAAGYISNAWGSLLPGFVDEHDVHPIPIRRMPPKYIFRLPGHGRVPLSRVVTMSFADQMHHQPGLAARNG; this is encoded by the coding sequence ATGCAGAGTGGACGAATAAAAAGAAAAATAGAAAAGAATAAGAATGAGATATTGGGGATATTACTCAGAAAATATCCAAGCTATGTATTATCTAAAGCAAACAGAGATGAAATTCCCGTTTTTGCATTTCATGGCGTAAGTTATGGATTTATAAAAGAATGCCTGGAGTATATATCGGCAAATGAATATGAAACAATGCTCATGAATCAATATGTTCAGATGTTGGGAGATAAGAAGAAAAAAAAATATATCCTCATAACATTTGATGATGGACACAAGAGTCTTTATTCCACAGCGTATCCTTTATTAAAGAAGTTTAATATGAAGGCTGTCGCCTATATTGTTCCAGGAAGAGTTCATGAAAATGATGAGGAAAATAAGATATATTATCGAGACAAGATGTGTACGTGGCCGCAAATACGAGAGATGCATGACAGTGGTGTTTTCGATTTTCAATCCCACTCCATGTATCATCACAGTATATCAATTACCAAACAGGTTGTCGACTTTATAAGACCCGGGATGGATTTTTCCTTTCTTGATTCGGACCTTGCGCCCCTTCTTACAGATGATAATGCCCCATTTAGATCGGCCTCCATGCTTTGGGGGCGGCCTGTTCTTAAGTGGGGTGCGCGGATGGGAAAAAGGCCGGCTTATATCGAGGATCCCCGGATAGCCATGTTTTGCGCCCAGCACGTTGCAGCCCATGGACATGAGGCCTTCTTTGAGCAGCCTGGCTGGCGCAAGACCCTTGTATCCTTGGTTCAAGAGATGAGGTCCCGGTATCCAGAAGCAGGCTTTGAATCGAGTTCAGAACAACGGTCAGCCCTTCTGGAGGATCTCAGGCGTTCCAAAGAAGAGATTGAAAGCCGTCTGCCGGGCAAGAGTGTGCAGCATTTTTGCTTTCCCTGGTTTCGGGGGTCTCCACTCGCGGTAGAGCTGTCTTTGGCAGCAGGCTATATATCCAATGCCTGGGGAAGCTTGCTGCCCGGCTTCGTAGATGAGCACGATGTGCATCCGATTCCAATACGCCGTATGCCTCCGAAGTACATATTTCGCCTGCCTGGGCACGGAAGAGTCCCGCTATCCCGGGTCGTAACCATGTCTTTTGCAGATCAGATGCACCATCAGCCCGGTTTGGCAGCTCGCAATGGATAA
- a CDS encoding acyl carrier protein — protein MNNRYVFCSLEGDVDLVAILSDILQIDIDGDAPDISRNDLEMWDSISHLRFIMELENIFGISIADEEAIELSSLSQSEKLLLSHGIHKAQGME, from the coding sequence ATGAACAATCGTTATGTGTTTTGTTCCTTGGAAGGGGACGTCGATCTTGTGGCGATCTTATCTGATATCTTACAGATTGATATCGATGGGGATGCACCGGATATATCCCGGAATGATCTTGAGATGTGGGACTCTATCAGCCATTTGAGATTTATTATGGAGCTGGAGAATATCTTCGGGATCAGTATTGCTGATGAAGAGGCAATTGAGCTGTCCTCTCTCAGCCAGTCGGAAAAGCTGCTCTTAAGCCATGGAATCCACAAGGCTCAGGGAATGGAATGA
- a CDS encoding oligosaccharide flippase family protein: protein MDKMSSPSPVPAASSSRIFKNFGFLVFGKLFADSFMFIYFVLIARSFGQVGIGHYSFAMGLTGLFAVFADSGLNKLSIKEMSCLKSGVMAHYSQVLSLRLVLCLLAIISILLVTWVVSFPRELVIIIWLIGTYQVLTTLVDGFGAIFVSREQMHITSLLDMSQRIFTALLGVSIIFCGGGLILTIAALPLMSLVHAGIGYVLAVRYYGYLGLWTRLYELTSLLSKAFPYGLHSFLEQLLIRLPVILLGILIGTAAAGIFNTSHRIILLLTCMAMFAPLSLFPAASKHYVESKARLKDLYHRSVNSTILVALPAAAGLWLISSDLIDVVYGQGFEESAHVLEILAWMLIAGPLKGMFEVFLTAADRQSEIAKGYFWTSCASIPIFLFAIHHFGAIGAASVMLSMETILACIFLIRLSMVLGIPRVGKRMVISSIGVCAFLIPLPWAESDIGLWQTIGTASLIYLGVMLSFRDIRQGEGRFLMGIMRDTKLALFRSSFCNRK, encoded by the coding sequence ATGGATAAAATGAGCTCCCCAAGCCCTGTTCCTGCTGCAAGCAGTTCGCGCATCTTCAAGAACTTCGGGTTCTTGGTCTTTGGCAAGCTGTTCGCCGACAGCTTTATGTTCATCTATTTCGTACTCATAGCCCGAAGTTTTGGACAAGTAGGTATAGGGCACTACTCATTTGCCATGGGACTGACCGGCTTGTTCGCTGTCTTTGCTGATTCCGGACTGAACAAACTGTCAATCAAAGAAATGAGCTGTCTGAAAAGCGGGGTGATGGCCCACTACAGTCAGGTCCTGTCCTTGCGCCTCGTCCTTTGCCTTCTGGCCATAATCAGCATCCTGCTGGTCACTTGGGTCGTCTCCTTCCCCCGTGAGCTTGTCATCATTATCTGGCTTATCGGCACGTATCAGGTTCTTACAACCTTGGTGGATGGGTTTGGCGCAATCTTTGTTTCCCGGGAACAAATGCATATAACCAGCCTCTTGGATATGTCCCAGAGGATCTTTACTGCCCTGCTTGGGGTATCAATTATTTTTTGCGGCGGAGGATTGATCCTGACCATTGCCGCCTTGCCCTTGATGAGCCTGGTTCATGCGGGGATAGGATATGTCCTTGCGGTGCGGTATTATGGCTATCTTGGACTATGGACGCGTCTCTACGAATTGACCTCGCTGCTGTCGAAGGCTTTTCCCTACGGTTTGCATTCTTTTCTCGAGCAACTCTTGATCCGCTTGCCTGTCATTCTGCTCGGGATATTGATCGGTACGGCAGCTGCGGGAATATTCAATACCTCCCATAGAATTATTCTTCTGTTGACCTGTATGGCTATGTTTGCCCCCCTGTCCCTGTTTCCCGCCGCTTCAAAACATTATGTGGAGTCCAAGGCTCGATTGAAAGACCTCTACCATCGTTCGGTGAACAGCACCATACTTGTCGCATTACCTGCTGCGGCTGGGTTGTGGCTTATATCATCGGATCTCATCGATGTGGTCTATGGTCAAGGTTTTGAGGAGTCTGCACATGTCTTGGAGATTTTAGCCTGGATGCTGATAGCTGGACCTCTCAAAGGGATGTTTGAGGTTTTTCTCACTGCAGCAGACAGGCAATCCGAAATTGCAAAAGGATATTTCTGGACATCATGCGCCAGTATTCCCATATTTTTGTTTGCCATCCATCACTTTGGCGCTATCGGTGCGGCAAGTGTCATGCTAAGCATGGAGACTATACTTGCATGTATATTTTTGATCCGACTGAGCATGGTGTTGGGGATTCCCAGGGTCGGCAAACGGATGGTCATATCTTCGATTGGAGTGTGCGCCTTCTTGATCCCATTGCCCTGGGCGGAATCGGACATAGGACTTTGGCAAACCATTGGGACAGCCTCTTTGATTTATCTAGGCGTCATGCTCTCGTTTCGGGATATTCGCCAGGGAGAAGGCAGGTTTCTGATGGGCATAATGCGGGATACGAAACTTGCCCTGTTTCGGTCCAGCTTTTGCAATCGAAAATAG
- a CDS encoding acyltransferase, translated as MIDDYVVLDAKGRGSSIEIGNQVLLGRNTILSCSDSKLEIGSFVSFGPFCFLASRSQLRIGSNVAVGAGSYFLGGGHAYGDPNTAVIHQARTSQGITVEDNVWIGIGARILDGVHVGRNSIVGAGAVVAKDVPPWTVVMGNPARVVEKRKERDSG; from the coding sequence ATGATTGACGATTATGTGGTCCTTGATGCCAAGGGAAGAGGCTCCAGTATAGAAATTGGAAATCAGGTCCTGCTTGGCCGCAACACGATACTCAGTTGCAGTGATTCAAAGCTGGAGATCGGAAGTTTCGTTTCTTTTGGCCCATTTTGTTTTCTCGCATCCAGAAGTCAGCTCCGGATAGGGTCAAACGTGGCCGTTGGCGCCGGGAGCTATTTTTTAGGCGGAGGTCATGCCTATGGAGATCCGAACACAGCCGTCATACATCAAGCCAGGACATCCCAGGGCATTACGGTCGAGGACAATGTTTGGATCGGGATTGGGGCTCGGATCCTGGATGGAGTCCACGTGGGCAGAAACAGCATTGTGGGGGCTGGGGCCGTTGTCGCAAAGGATGTTCCTCCATGGACGGTGGTCATGGGCAATCCGGCTCGAGTTGTGGAGAAGCGGAAGGAAAGGGACAGCGGATGA
- a CDS encoding NAD-dependent epimerase/dehydratase family protein, translated as MTRVLVTGGKGFLGRHLVAKLNSQGKQVRVLARGAGNGPRDCDADSVVWADIRDRDAVDRAVEGMDVVVHLVSNFRRGGSDRKEAYGINVDGTMNVMRAAARHGVQRVVHCSTIGVHGNVLEIPANEETPYNPGDLYQETKLQAEQKVWAFHEQTGLPVSVVRPISLMGPGDVRMLKLFRMIQHRRFVMVGGGDVYFQPAYIDDVVHGFCLCMEHPGAVGQAFIIGGQEYVLLRDLVHMIADELGVPAPKYRIPLRPVVMLAGLCEAMCVPLGIEPPIHRRRVSFFQNNRAFSIHKAQKILGFEPEFSLQDAIRLTSQWYRNEGLL; from the coding sequence ATGACCAGGGTTTTGGTTACCGGTGGGAAAGGATTTTTGGGACGGCATCTGGTTGCCAAACTGAATTCGCAGGGAAAGCAGGTCCGGGTTTTGGCCAGGGGCGCTGGGAACGGACCCAGGGACTGTGATGCAGACAGTGTTGTGTGGGCGGACATTCGAGACAGGGATGCCGTCGATCGAGCGGTGGAAGGAATGGATGTCGTTGTTCACCTCGTGTCCAACTTTCGAAGAGGAGGCTCGGACCGCAAGGAGGCATACGGAATAAATGTTGACGGAACCATGAATGTCATGCGGGCCGCTGCCAGGCATGGTGTTCAGCGCGTGGTTCATTGCAGCACTATAGGAGTGCACGGCAATGTTCTGGAAATCCCGGCAAATGAAGAGACCCCGTACAATCCGGGAGATCTGTACCAGGAGACGAAGCTCCAGGCAGAGCAGAAGGTATGGGCGTTTCATGAGCAGACTGGATTGCCGGTCAGCGTTGTGCGGCCGATTTCCCTTATGGGGCCTGGTGACGTCCGAATGCTCAAGCTCTTTCGAATGATTCAGCACAGACGCTTCGTTATGGTCGGAGGCGGGGATGTGTATTTTCAGCCTGCCTATATCGATGATGTGGTCCACGGCTTCTGTCTTTGCATGGAACATCCGGGAGCAGTTGGGCAAGCCTTTATCATCGGCGGTCAGGAATATGTCCTGCTTCGGGATCTGGTTCACATGATCGCAGATGAGTTGGGTGTTCCTGCTCCTAAGTACAGGATCCCCTTACGGCCGGTAGTCATGCTTGCCGGGTTATGCGAAGCCATGTGCGTTCCCTTGGGCATAGAGCCTCCGATTCATCGGCGCAGGGTGAGCTTTTTTCAAAACAACCGGGCTTTTTCCATTCATAAGGCCCAGAAGATACTGGGGTTTGAACCTGAGTTCAGTTTGCAGGATGCCATTCGGTTAACTTCTCAGTGGTATAGAAACGAAGGTTTATTGTAG
- a CDS encoding class I adenylate-forming enzyme family protein, with protein sequence MNTLRSLWENTTTSWPQKTGLVAGSRRIDYSRAGRMVQALASRLKAEWGLGQQEIVGLLIPNSIEFVLSYFAVVNAGGIVHPLDERLTPDELATVLNDSNPGHIIVHHMLWPKLQLALRAIHSDANILGIGIDDSGVESFEEWLEKDWGASEDAPLFPEHVAELMYTSGTTGKPKGVMRTHANVRAVSRLAIQGFGYTHRDRIVIVMPLSHSSALASQMMPLVELGGSIVLLDTFEPQSLIACIHNEGVTCLRAVPTIFRSMLLFERFCSAHLPSLRLLMNSSAPIDPETYLAIKERFPGIEIVNSYGLTEASTCTVLPDSMARVRPDSIGAPITGVEMSVRNEQGKAVSPGVEGEIWIRGVHVFGGYYNQPEATQKALTEDRWLRTGDLGSCDNEGYYYFHGRKDHMINCGGRKFAPLEVENCILELDHVADVAVAGIEHKALGQVAQAFVVFKNGASPDGKEVVRHCARRLPSHKVPFYVQAVRSLPKNGLGKVLYRNLHCQQSDGAEQ encoded by the coding sequence ATGAATACACTGCGTTCACTGTGGGAGAACACCACGACGAGCTGGCCGCAGAAGACAGGGCTGGTGGCGGGAAGTAGACGCATCGATTACAGCCGGGCCGGCCGAATGGTTCAGGCCCTTGCTTCCCGGCTGAAAGCAGAATGGGGTCTTGGGCAGCAGGAGATTGTGGGGCTGCTGATTCCCAATTCCATTGAGTTTGTGCTCAGCTATTTCGCTGTCGTGAATGCCGGCGGGATTGTGCATCCTCTCGACGAACGCCTGACCCCTGATGAGCTCGCCACGGTCCTCAACGATTCCAACCCGGGGCACATCATAGTGCATCACATGCTGTGGCCCAAGCTGCAGCTCGCGCTGCGGGCCATTCATTCGGATGCAAATATTTTGGGCATCGGGATTGATGATTCGGGGGTGGAGAGCTTCGAGGAATGGCTGGAAAAAGATTGGGGTGCATCTGAGGATGCGCCTCTTTTCCCAGAGCATGTCGCGGAATTGATGTACACCTCAGGCACTACCGGAAAGCCCAAGGGAGTGATGCGGACCCATGCCAATGTCCGGGCCGTTTCGCGACTTGCCATCCAGGGGTTTGGGTACACGCATCGGGACAGGATTGTCATTGTCATGCCCTTAAGCCATTCCAGCGCCCTGGCAAGTCAAATGATGCCCCTGGTGGAGCTGGGCGGATCGATTGTGCTGCTGGACACATTTGAGCCCCAATCTCTGATTGCCTGTATTCACAATGAAGGGGTGACCTGTCTGCGTGCAGTACCGACAATATTTCGAAGCATGCTGCTGTTCGAGAGATTTTGTTCCGCACACCTTCCTTCTTTGCGCTTACTGATGAACTCCAGCGCTCCTATCGATCCAGAGACCTACCTGGCCATTAAAGAGCGGTTTCCCGGAATTGAAATCGTCAATTCCTACGGACTCACCGAGGCGTCAACCTGTACGGTTCTTCCGGACAGCATGGCCCGGGTCAGACCTGATTCCATCGGGGCGCCGATCACTGGGGTAGAGATGAGTGTCCGAAATGAGCAGGGCAAAGCTGTAAGTCCCGGGGTGGAAGGCGAGATCTGGATTCGCGGCGTGCATGTCTTTGGCGGATATTATAACCAGCCGGAAGCAACTCAAAAGGCACTGACTGAAGATCGATGGCTGCGGACCGGTGATTTAGGAAGTTGCGACAACGAAGGGTACTATTACTTTCATGGGCGGAAGGATCACATGATCAACTGTGGAGGGCGGAAATTCGCTCCCTTGGAGGTCGAAAACTGTATTCTGGAATTGGACCATGTTGCTGATGTGGCTGTTGCCGGTATCGAGCACAAAGCTTTGGGGCAGGTCGCTCAGGCGTTTGTGGTTTTTAAAAACGGCGCTTCTCCGGACGGGAAGGAGGTAGTTCGCCATTGCGCCCGGCGATTGCCGAGCCACAAAGTGCCCTTTTATGTTCAGGCTGTCCGAAGCCTGCCAAAGAACGGTTTGGGCAAGGTTCTCTACCGAAATTTGCATTGCCAACAATCGGATGGGGCAGAGCAATGA
- a CDS encoding glycosyltransferase family 4 protein — translation MKIGVCARTWGEIGGIGVYTRRIVKSLIDIDSHNEYCLYFSRKSDLGNFSQVPNVREFYVPLRGKWMWDQWAVPRAADREKVDIVFHTKFSVPFLSSCKTAMVLHGTERFVFPEHHKKLDMVFFKTIYPQYLKRSDLIIAVSERGRLDIIEKVGIDPRKVKTVHLAASPIFRVIHDEKNLERVRTKYDISRDYIIYVGHIYPGKNIKRLLQAFAKVRQDHDIDLVIAGALRWKYASEMELISSLNTNGHIHVLGHVPHEDLVGLYNLAQLTVFPSFYESFPAIPLEANACGCPVVISRTGGSPEAAGEAALYVDPLDVQSIAQAISSLLEDPGLHREMIEKGFQNVQRFSWEKTAKETLSALEWAVGQR, via the coding sequence ATGAAAATCGGGGTTTGCGCTCGGACCTGGGGAGAAATCGGGGGGATAGGGGTCTACACCCGAAGGATCGTGAAGTCTTTAATCGATATCGATTCTCACAATGAGTATTGTCTTTACTTTTCCAGAAAGTCTGACCTTGGCAACTTCTCCCAGGTGCCAAATGTGAGGGAGTTTTATGTGCCGCTTCGAGGGAAATGGATGTGGGACCAATGGGCTGTTCCCCGAGCAGCAGATCGAGAAAAAGTTGATATAGTATTTCATACAAAATTTTCTGTTCCTTTTTTGTCTTCCTGCAAAACTGCAATGGTTTTGCACGGAACGGAACGATTTGTATTTCCTGAACATCACAAAAAATTAGATATGGTATTTTTTAAAACAATTTACCCCCAATACCTGAAGCGTTCTGATCTCATAATTGCCGTTTCTGAAAGAGGACGGTTGGATATAATAGAGAAGGTTGGGATAGATCCACGCAAGGTGAAAACTGTTCATCTGGCAGCAAGTCCCATATTCAGGGTTATCCATGATGAAAAGAACCTGGAGAGAGTTCGCACCAAATATGATATTTCCCGAGACTATATAATCTATGTCGGGCATATCTATCCGGGAAAAAATATAAAACGCTTGCTCCAGGCGTTTGCAAAGGTTCGGCAGGACCATGATATCGATCTGGTTATTGCCGGAGCTTTACGCTGGAAGTATGCATCTGAAATGGAGCTGATCTCCAGCCTGAACACAAATGGACATATTCATGTCCTGGGCCATGTTCCACATGAGGATTTGGTCGGGCTTTATAACCTTGCCCAACTCACTGTTTTCCCCTCGTTCTATGAAAGCTTCCCGGCGATCCCCCTGGAGGCCAACGCCTGCGGGTGTCCGGTGGTCATCAGCAGGACCGGCGGAAGCCCGGAGGCTGCGGGGGAGGCTGCTTTGTATGTGGATCCCTTGGATGTTCAGAGCATCGCCCAAGCCATTTCCTCCCTCCTGGAAGATCCCGGTCTGCATAGGGAAATGATCGAAAAGGGCTTTCAAAATGTGCAGCGGTTTTCGTGGGAGAAGACGGCCAAGGAGACCTTGTCTGCCTTAGAGTGGGCCGTTGGTCAAAGGTGA
- a CDS encoding glycerol-3-phosphate dehydrogenase C-terminal domain-containing protein: MKYTTAPHVAKKLIKRIKLKKSKEYKSVKSSLSIDAESWGDAYTHKDEYVAKMNFDPLFLFQRYGSEAKRILGLLAQDTDLSGFVSLDPPVLAAEIAHAVRQEMAVSLGDIVFRRTGMGSAARPKPESLRAAADVLTSELGWDEQTKDKEIQEVLARYSPLEGIGDA, encoded by the coding sequence GTGAAATATACAACCGCTCCTCATGTTGCTAAAAAGCTTATTAAACGCATAAAATTGAAAAAAAGTAAAGAATATAAGTCAGTTAAGTCTTCTTTGTCGATCGATGCAGAAAGCTGGGGAGATGCTTATACCCACAAAGATGAATATGTTGCAAAGATGAATTTTGATCCCCTCTTTCTCTTCCAAAGGTACGGATCGGAGGCAAAGCGCATCCTTGGACTCCTGGCACAGGATACTGATCTGTCGGGTTTTGTCAGTCTCGATCCCCCGGTCTTGGCTGCGGAGATTGCACATGCCGTTCGACAGGAGATGGCTGTGAGCCTGGGAGATATTGTCTTTCGCCGCACGGGCATGGGCAGTGCAGCCCGCCCCAAGCCTGAAAGCCTCAGGGCAGCTGCCGATGTGCTGACCTCAGAGCTGGGCTGGGACGAACAGACAAAAGACAAAGAAATCCAGGAGGTACTCGCGCGGTACAGCCCTTTGGAGGGAATTGGAGATGCTTAG